From Debaryomyces hansenii CBS767 chromosome C complete sequence, a single genomic window includes:
- a CDS encoding DEHA2C04510p (similar to uniprot|P25377 Saccharomyces cerevisiae YCR105w ADH7 NADPH-dependent cinnamyl alcohol dehydrogenase or uniprot|Q04894 Saccharomyces cerevisiae YMR318c ADH6 NADPH-dependent cinnamyl alcohol dehydrogenase), with product MTVPQQFKGFGIDKAENWNKPQLVKYEANQVASHDVVLENICCGLCGSDIHTLKGAWSPLQRNDLVVGHEIIGKVIAVGKDVKDIKVGDRCGIGACSKSCMDCERCKTDNEQYCNKKVGTYNSEDFDTGYISQGGYSSHSIAHEQYVFPIPEALESAVAAPLMCAGLTVFSPLVRNLGEDAKGKTVGIIGIGGLGHLAIQFANALGANVVAFSRSSSKKDQALQMGAHDFIATGEQKNWNTSYANKFDFILNCASGIDGLNLNDYLSVLKVDAKFVSVGLPPVADTFEVSPFSFIGNACSFGSSLLGSKKEALYMLQLAAEKNIKPWIEEVPITAESCGTALTRCDEGDVRYRFVFTEFDKAFN from the coding sequence GCCGAAAATTGGAATAAGCCACAATTAGTTAAATATGAAGCCAATCAAGTTGCATCTCATGATGTTGTTTTAGAAAACATCTGTTGTGGTTTATGTGGTAGTGATATCCACACCTTGAAGGGTGCCTGGAGTCCATTGCAAAGAAATGATCTCGTCGTTGGACACGAAATCATTGGTAAGGTTATTGCTGTCGGTAAGGACGTCAAGGACATCAAGGTTGGGGACAGATGCGGTATTGGGGCCTGCTCCAAGTCTTGTATGGACTGTGAAAGATGTAAAACAGACAACGAACAATATTGTAACAAGAAGGTTGGAACTTACAACTCCGAAGATTTCGATACTGGCTACATCTCCCAAGGTGGTTACTCTTCTCATTCTATCGCACACGAACAATATGTTTTCCCAATTCCAGAAGCATTGGAATCAGCCGTTGCTGCTCCATTGATGTGTGCTGGTTTGACCGTGTTTTCTCCATTGGTCAGAAACCTTGGTGAAGATGCAAAGGGTAAGACTGTTGGTATTATCGGTATTGGTGGTTTAGGACACTTGGCTATCCAATTCGCTAATGCTTTAGGTGCTAACGTTGTTGCCTTCTCCAGATCATCTTCTAAGAAGGACCAAGCCTTACAAATGGGTGCCCACGACTTTATTGCTACTGGTGAACAAAAGAACTGGAACACCAGCTATGCTAATAAGTTCGATTTCATCTTAAACTGTGCATCCGGTATTGACGGCTTAAACTTGAACGATTACTTGTCTGTTTTGAAAGTGGATGCTAAGTTTGTTTCTGTTGGTTTACCACCAGTTGCTGACACCTTCGAAGTTTCTCCTTTCAGTTTCATCGGTAATGCATGTAGTTTCGGTTCCTCTCTACTTGGTTCCAAGAAAGAAGCTTTATATATGTTGCAATTAGCAGCTGAAAAGAACATTAAGCCATGGATTGAAGAAGTTCCGATCACCGCTGAAAGCTGTGGTACTGCTTTAACCAGATGTGACGAAGGTGATGTTAGATATAGATTCGTCTTCACCGAATTCGACAAGGCTTTTAATTAG
- a CDS encoding DEHA2C04532p (similar to uniprot|Q03558 Saccharomyces cerevisiae YHR179w OYE2 NADPH dehydrogenase or uniprot|P41816 Saccharomyces cerevisiae YPL171c OYE3), whose protein sequence is MIGVQTSPLKNTDIFKPLKVGEHVLSNKVVYAPTTRLRALEDYTPSDLTLEYYNKRSRYPGSLLITEATLVSEQAGLYGTTPGIWNEKQVKEWKKIADKIHENGSFVSNQLWFQGRVGDPQLLRDHGLDLVAPSAIYPDDTSKEKAEAAGNPIRALTEKEIHEIIYDTYTNAAKNAIAAGFDYIELHAAHGYLLDQFLQPATNQRTDKYGGSIENRARFVLELVDHLTTVVGANKLAIRISPWAKFQGMKAEQDSTHPIITFSYLLHELQKRADNGNELAYVSVIEPRVNNNIDIDVSQQAGDNIFVGQIWKGIILKSGNYTYDAPHFNTLLNDISDNRTLVGFSRYYTSNPDLVKRLYEGWDLTPYDRDTFYTTNNWGYNTWNNYNENDEIDKNSEVNRKAKAIEEVKVK, encoded by the coding sequence ATGATTGGAGTCCAAACTTCACCATTAAAGAACACGGACATTTTTAAGCCCTTAAAAGTTGGTGAACACGTTTTATCTAACAAAGTAGTCTATGCACCAACAACCAGATTGCGAGCATTAGAGGATTATACACCTTCAGATTTGACATTGGAATACTACAATAAAAGATCTAGGTACCCGGGATCGTTGTTAATTACTGAAGCGACACTTGTTTCTGAACAAGCGGGTTTATATGGTACCACCCCGGGAATTTGGAACGAAAAACAAGTCAAAGAATGGAAAAAGATTGCTGACAAAATTCATGAAAACGGGTCATTTGTCTCTAATCAGCTTTGGTTTCAAGGTAGAGTTGGTGATCCCCAATTGTTGAGAGATCATGGATTGGATTTGGTTGCGCCTTCGGCGATCTACCCAGACGACACTTCAAAGGAAAAAGCTGAAGCTGCAGGTAACCCAATTAGAGCCTTAacagaaaaagaaattcatgaaattatttatgataCGTATACCAATGCAGCTAAGAATGCTATTGCAGCTGGTTTCGACTATATTGAACTCCATGCAGCCCACGGATATTTGCTTGATCAATTCTTGCAGCCAGCTACCAATCAAAGAACCGATAAATACGGTGGTAGTATCGAAAACAGAGCCAGATTCGTTTTAGAATTAGTTGACCATTTAACTACTGTTGTTGGTGCAAATAAGTTAGCTATTAGAATTTCTCCATGGGCTAAATTTCAAGGTATGAAGGCTGAACAAGATTCAACTCATCCAATCATTACGTTTAGTTATTTATTGCACGAATTACAAAAGAGAGCAGATAACGGGAATGAGCTTGCATATGTTTCAGTTATCGAGCCAAGAGTAAACAACAATATTGACATTGATGTATCACAACAAGCAGGCgataatatttttgttggACAGATTTGGAAGGGTATCATCTTGAAGAGTGGTAATTATACTTATGATGCTCCTCATTTCAACACTTTGCTTAACGATATTAGTGATAATCGTACGTTGGTCGGTTTTTCCAGATATTATACATCCAATCCCGATTTAGTCAAGAGATTATATGAGGGTTGGGATTTGACGCCATATGATAGAGATACTTTCTACACTACTAACAATTGGGGTTATAATACTTGGaataattataatgaaAACGACGAAATCGATAAGAATTCCGAAGTTAATAGAAAAGCTAAAGCTATAGAAGAGGTTAAGGTTAAATAG
- a CDS encoding DEHA2C04576p (similar to uniprot|Q03558 Saccharomyces cerevisiae YHR179w OYE2 NADPH dehydrogenase or uniprot|P41816 Saccharomyces cerevisiae YPL171c OYE3) codes for MTATKISPLKETDLFKPIKVGQHTLTNKVTFAPTTRNRALKDHTPSDLELEYYDKRSKFPGSLLITEATFVSEQGGLYANVPGIWNDKHVNAWKRITDKVHQNGSFISCQFWFLGRVADPKLLKEHGLDLVSSSALYPNDDFKKKAETAGNPVRALTEQEIHDLIYDSYTKAAKNAMAAGFDYIELHSAHGYLLDQFLQPATNERTDKYGGSVENRARFLLELIDQLITIVGANKLAIRISPWAKFQGMKAEQDSTHPITTFSYVLHELQKRADNGNEFAYVSIVEPRVQGNVDVDKSEQKGDNTFVEQIWKGIILKSGNYTYDAPHFNTLLNDISDNRTLVGFSRYYTSNPDLVKRLYEGWDLTPYDRDTFYTNNNWRYNTWTNYNEKDEVNKDAEIERLAQAIEGIKVK; via the coding sequence ATGACAGCTACTAAGATATCACCATTGAAAGAAACAGATTTATTTAAGCCGATAAAGGTCGGTCAACACACTTTAACTAATAAGGTAACGTTTGCTCCTACTACTAGGAACAGAGCTTTGAAAGATCATACCCCTTcagatttggaattggaaTACTATGATAAGAGATCTAAATTTCCTGGATCATTATTAATCACAGAGGCTACTTTTGTATCTGAACAAGGTGGATTGTATGCCAATGTTCCAGGAATTTGGAATGACAAGCACGTTAATGCATGGAAGAGGATTACTGATAAGGTCCATCAAAACGGTTCATTCATTTCGTGCCAATTTTGGTTTTTAGGTAGAGTTGCTGATCCTAAGTTATTAAAAGAACACGGTTTAGATTTGGTCTCCTCATCTGCTCTTTATCCTAATGATGACTTTAAGAAGAAAGCTGAGACAGCTGGAAACCCAGTTAGAGCTTTGACAGAGCAAGAAATCCACGATCTTATTTATGATAGCTATACCAAGGCAGCCAAGAATGCTATGGCTGCAGGGTTTGACTATATCGAACTTCATTCCGCTCATGGTTACTTGCTTGATCAATTCTTGCAACCTGCTACGAACGAGAGAACCGATAAGTATGGCGGCAGTGTCGAAAACAGAGCTAGATTTTTATTAGAGTTGATAGATCAATTGATTACCATTGTTGGTGCCAACAAATTAGCTATCAGAATCTCACCTTGGGCTAAATTTCAAGGTATGAAGGCTGAACAAGATTCGACTCATCCTATTACTACATTTAGCTACGTTTTGCATGAATTACAAAAGAGAGCAGACAACGGTAACGAATTTGCTTATGTCTCTATTGTTGAGCCTAGAGTTCAAGGTAATGTTGACGTTGACAAATCCGAACAGAAGGGTGATAACACTTTTGTTGAACAAATTTGGAAGGGTATCATCTTGAAGAGTGGTAATTATACTTATGATGCTCCTCATTTCAACACTTTGCTTAACGATATTAGTGATAATCGTACGTTGGTCGGTTTTTCCAGATATTATACATCCAATCCCGATTTAGTCAAGAGATTGTATGAAGGTTGGGATTTGACGCCATATGATAGAGATACTTTCTACACTAACAATAACTGGCGTTATAATACTTGGACTAActataatgaaaaagatgaagTTAACAAAGATGcagaaattgaaagacTTGCACAAGCTATAGAAGGAATTAAAGTTAAATAG
- a CDS encoding DEHA2C04554p (similar to uniprot|Q03558 Saccharomyces cerevisiae YHR179w OYE2 NADPH dehydrogenase or uniprot|P41816 Saccharomyces cerevisiae YPL171c OYE3) produces MSGVQIAALKDTDLFKPLKVGEHTLSNKVVYPPTTRLRALDDHTPSDLELEYYDKRSKYAGSLLITEATFVSEQAGLYSNVPGIWNEKHVKGWKEITDRIHENGSFISSQFWFLGRVGDPQLLKDRGLDFVAPSAIYPDDTTKEKAEAAGNPIRALTEKEIHDIIYDTYTNAAKNAIAAGFDYIELHAAHGYLLDQFLQPATNQRTDKYGGSIENRARFVLELVDHLITVVGANRLAIRISPWAKFQGMKAEQDSTHAVTTFSYLLHELQKRADNGNELAYVSIIEPRVSGIIDVEKSQQVGDNTFVGQIWKGIILKSGNYTYDAPHFKTLLHDISDNRTMVGFARYYTSNPDLVKRLYEGWDLTPYDRDTFYATNNWGYNTWNNYDEKAEITKDAEISRLAKAIEEIKAN; encoded by the coding sequence ATGAGCGGAGTCCAAATTGCAGCATTAAAAGATACAGACTTGTTCAAGCCTTTAAAAGTTGGTGAACACACATTATCTAACAAAGTGGTTTATCCACCAACTACCAGATTGAGAGCGTTAGATGACCACACACCTTcagatttggaattggaatattatGATAAAAGATCGAAGTACGCTGGATCATTGTTAATTACCGAAGCAACTTTTGTATCTGAACAAGCTGGTTTATATAGCAATGTACCAGGGATTTGGAACGAAAAACATGTCAAAGGATGGAAGGAAATAACCGATAGAATTCATGAAAACGGATCATTTATTTCTAGTCAGTTTTGGTTTTTAGGTAGAGTTGGTGATCCCCAATTGTTGAAGGATCGTGGGTTAGATTTTGTTGCTCCTTCAGCAATCTACCCAGACGACACTACAAAGGAAAAAGCTGAAGCTGCAGGTAACCCAATTAGAGCCTTAacagaaaaagaaattcatgatattatttatgataCGTATACCAATGCAGCTAAGAATGCTATTGCAGCTGGTTTCGACTATATTGAACTCCATGCAGCCCACGGATATTTGCTTGATCAATTCTTGCAGCCAGCTACCAATCAAAGAACCGATAAATATGGTGGTAGTATCGAAAACAGAGCCAGATTTGTTTTAGAGTTAGTTGACCATTTAATTACTGTTGTTGGTGCAAACAGGTTGGCTATTAGAATCTCGCCATGGGCTAAATTTCAAGGTATGAAGGCTGAACAAGATTCTACTCATGCTGTAACCACATTCAGTTATCTATTACACGAGTTACAAAAGAGAGCAGATAATGGAAATGAACTTGCATATGTATCGATTATTGAACCTCGTGTCCTGGGTATTATAGATGTCGAAAAGTCTCAACAAGTGGGTGATAATACCTTCGTTGGGCAAATTTGGAAGGGAATCATCTTGAAGAGTGGTAATTATACTTATGATGCTCCTCATTTTAAGACTTTATTGCATGATATCAGTGATAACCGTACTATGGTAGGTTTCGCTAGGTATTACACTTCCAATCCCGATTTAGTTAAGAGGTTATATGAGGGTTGGGATTTAACTCCATATGATAGGGACACTTTTTATGCCACTAACAATTGGGGTTACAACACCTGGAACAACTACGATGAGAAGGCTGAAATTACCAAAGATGCTGAAATTAGTAGATTAGCAAAAGCTATAGAGGAAATTAAAGCCAACTGA